In the genome of Arachis stenosperma cultivar V10309 chromosome 2, arast.V10309.gnm1.PFL2, whole genome shotgun sequence, the window CCACTAggctcaatttttttttgtataagcATGACTTGATACTCACTGCTTTAGGATGCTTTGATACACTTTTGCTATTGCATCTTGTTGCTTTTTTGTGTTATATTAATCATGGATTGTGCAGGTGCccctttgatgacaaaagggggaggaaatttaggttccaaaattgaaattggaacGAAACAGGGGCTGGAAGGAAACAGGGGttgaaattttcattttttttgaaaattcatgattACCCTTGTTCAAAGAATGCATGTTGATTGCATATGATCATTGTTGTTTGAAATACATTTGTTTATTATGATTATGCATGTTGATTGTATATGGTCATTGCTGTTTGAACCTGTTTGAACTATATTTGTTTATCATGATTAGTCAATTTTAGCATTTGGTTGATAATGATGATGCATGGCTGATTGATTCTTCATAGATAAACTGGTtggtttaaaaatttatttttggcagttcctttaaTTGTGTAACATATCAAAACTGCCTTGTTTTTGtattcaaatatctttcattaTGTTGTTTTGCTCTGATaggaaaatatttgaaaaatatttggatatctttttgtatgaaaagttTGAGCAGTAAATCAGTTATGATAtcaaatgagttttgattatcaattaaaactgctcataaatcaagcaatTTAGCATTATAAAATCtgctaaataacattgttacttgaagcttgattTAAATGTTACAGGTTTAtgcttcccttggtaaaatagcatatattgagggggagccatgtgacattttgaaagggggagaaattcaaatCAAAGGGAGTATTACCTactcaatttttaatttctttccatttcaattttaataatgtttgtcatcaagggggagattgatgagtttggaaaactctaaaaataatacttgtgatgactaaaatattattaaaataaataattgcaaaattattaatctGACTTTCATTTAACatttttgattaataattttgttgcagATTTTATGTTGGGCCGAGAAAGGAGTTTCTGACTTAAGCCCAACAATTAGCCTTGATGCATGCATTATATCATGAGGctgaaattttatattaatgggccagaataaataataatgttGCAGGCCCAATGCTCTATTGTTTGCTTTCCATGCTTGATCCGTTACACAATtttatcaggaaagcaaatgcttaTTAAATGGGCCGGCTTTGATCATTTTGTCACAAGCCCAAAATCATACTAAAGAGAATAGCTTCCATGCTTGGTccgaaataaaagaaaaatgaaagcatAATGCTTCCAACGGAACCAAGCTTTAACAAAgtgatggatttcaaaatctattacattgttaattaatgcatggggaacatgagagagaaaatACAGCTGAATTGATTGATGGGTGTTATGTCAAACACGCCACTCTATGctaagggaagtaaaagcaagctatGCCTAATTAATTGTTTAACTTCTTTGCATTACTTTTCTTCTCTTCAGATTTCTTtcattctctctcatctctttcttcttctctattcGGTCCTTGTCCAGGAAACAATGGAGGCCGTGCTCTTcaacgaagaaaaggaaagagaagcatgcatcaagaccatcaagctaatgatggcaagaaaacataccAAAAGAAAGATGAGCTGTGGCTAGGATGCTTACCAAATATGGTTAGATTTGGTGAAGCAATCTTgagcctttcatgctcaaaatggaagaagaagattcggccagctaAGGGAGATTCTTGGAGCATGGCTTGTCTTCGAATCTGaccaaccaccacagggagtagctagagtggcgaagtgatggttggaggcagagtttgaagcagatgaagtcatcatcatcatgaggcatcaagggccagaaatccatcttggagagcaagccaaggatggagagcccggattgatgaaggttgatgatcaagaaaggactagaggtaattgcatgttggttaatgcatggttatctcttctctctctgtgtggccgaaccggtttgttgaaggaggaagaaagttggttcggttttggcttcaagtgtggaggctttcctgtttctttaaaaagggggaacaaccactgtttgaagtaaggagaaaatttgagagtgcaaggcacagagttctcagagctacctgagctaacagatttctcttctccttcaatgtattctgtttagtatttttctgtttaattttgtcatgtcttgagtctcatggtaaaaggcaaacagtgaggtttgtaatgaaaaagccatagagcggaaaaaggcagaaagtgcaaaattaagagaaaaagccatagatgtcttagaggtcctttgttcatctatgttgtgtatcatgattctgttggaatccccttgtaagttgggttagcactttacaagttgtaatctggttgattatagtgaaattccatcatgtttgtgatggagactggatgtaggctgcactgcacttagcagccgaaccaggatatatctgggtgcaagttctttctctttctactccatttctgttttctGCCACACACGAGCAAAAGCTAGaattatctcgtgccaagtgacgagacgaaacaaaaagtctcgtggcaagggacgagacaaaactgaGTTGCTCGTATCCAGTGACGAGCAAGAAACAGAAAAGTCTCTTCAGAAGGACAGCAAGTGTTAGCCTCggaaaaagggggctaagattcaaccccccctctcttagccactgaaaccatcaataaTTTATATTGTTATTTGTTATAATATCTTCTAAGGTAAAGGTAATTTATTATAACAACTTTTGAGTTTCATTATTCTATTGTAATAATGATTAGCTTTATCttttcattttatatttataattcattttattttataggATTTAGATCTCATATTTATATTCTTAATGTTACTTGCACTTTCAAGAATAAATAGCAACTTAAAACTCATTTTATCAGTCATGTTAAATGAGATACACACTTTCCAATTTGTAAAGAGTGTTGgataaatacttttttttttatattttctgatgtcaaaaaaatattattgtatgtttttcactttcttttttttcttctctgttttttaatgaagaagtctgcaattaaatttgttttaaatgattgtttatttatataattaatcatataaaaataattcatgcgtgtttggattacttgattaaaaagatattaatatttGTTTGAGTAATACACAAAAAGTTAGTTTTAGTAAACCTAAACCTTATATGATAGTTATTTTGTAAAAGCTATATAATAATTGTCTATATCTAAAATAATTGATACTTATTAGAGTCAATTTGCTAGCAATTTTAcaattttgaaataattaattgttACCTTTTATAATCCTAAGTTTCAAAATGTTATACTTATCAACCGTTTCTGTCATAGGATATTTCCAAGATGGAAATTTTGATTCTGAATTGGAGACACACTGAAGCTTTAAGTTCATGGTTGACAAAATTGAATAACGAAAATCTTGAGAGTTTGAATGAACTTGTCCTTGTTGTTGATGATGGGAAGAGTAACTGTAATGTGGCGGTTAAATTATTTGAGAAGACACCCAAGTTGGAAACACTGAAAGTAATAGGCCTTTACTGTGATGAAATCCTCAAAAATATATTTCCCTCCCATGATAAAGCTACTAATAAGGAGATTCTTGGAAACTTAAAAGAATTGTACCTATTCAACTTAGATGAGTTGAAATCCATGAGTGGGGTAGAATACTTGTCAAATCAGCTGCGTCTATTACGTGTTTCTTATTGTCCAAAATTGACAACAATAGTGCTACAATCTCCCTCCTTTCTAAAAGAACTGCACATAGGAGCATGTGATGCAATGCTGCGTCTATTCATATCTTCAACAGCGAAAATGCTAATACACCTTGAGGAGTTGCAAGTTGAGAAGTGCAGATCTTTGAAAGAAATCGTGGGGGAAGAACAGCAGAGTGCTATGACGGAAGACGAAGTTATTGAATTTGAGCAGCTAGAGAGGATAATCCTTCGATCTTTGGAAAGCCTGGAATGCTTTTATTCAGGGAATGCCACTTTGAAGTTGCCCTCTCTCATTCAACTGGACATAGTGGATTGCTCCAAGATGAAAGTTTTCTCTCATGGAAATGTCGGCGTTTCTAGAAGCATTCAAGTTTCTTACAACGACTCAAGTGATGATTTTGTCTTCCTCCGTGATCTTAATAATGCCGCTCTAGTAGTATTGCAGTCTCTAAGTCAGGTAATAAATAAAGACCCTTCTCCAAATAAAATTTTACTATGTGCCACTTTCAAATA includes:
- the LOC130960662 gene encoding uncharacterized protein LOC130960662 — encoded protein: MEILILNWRHTEALSSWLTKLNNENLESLNELVLVVDDGKSNCNVAVKLFEKTPKLETLKVIGLYCDEILKNIFPSHDKATNKEILGNLKELYLFNLDELKSMSGVEYLSNQLRLLRVSYCPKLTTIVLQSPSFLKELHIGACDAMLRLFISSTAKMLIHLEELQVEKCRSLKEIVGEEQQSAMTEDEVIEFEQLERIILRSLESLECFYSGNATLKLPSLIQLDIVDCSKMKVFSHGNVGVSRSIQVSYNDSSDDFVFLRDLNNAALVVLQSLSQENDKAQKQRQQLQEDKERS